The sequence below is a genomic window from Cryptosporidium parvum Iowa II chromosome 6, whole genome shotgun sequence.
GCAAGATATATCTTTAAAGTCTCACAAAAAAGGCTTAGATTCTGATATGGATCTATCACCCCAGAAGGCGGACCAAGGTTTTTCTAGTCCGGCTTCTAACAAACTGTCATCGAGTGATTTATCAAATCAATCAACTCACTTTACATTTAAGGATAAGTTATTAGCACGTGTTAGcactaataataataataataataataataataataataataataataataataataataataatagtaataataatgataatgatgataacgataatgataatgataatgataatgatagtggtaataatattaatgttaataatGTCGTTTCAAATgcaataaataatcaatctacaataaatttcatagaaaaacaaaattcCGAGATTATTAAAAACGTGGCTTTTACAAAAACTAACGAGATAcaaatttctaataaagaAGCAAAGGATCTTGATAATTCAGAACGCCACGatacaaaaaatgaaatatttgatgaaaaGAGTCGCCATTccaatcaaaatattacaaCTAAAACTAATTTAAACGTCCTTGGTAGAAAAGAAACTGATACAGGACCAGTAAGCTGGGCGCAGAGACTCAAAAACAGCACATCAATTCCGCACAACAAAAAAACTGGTGAGTATTGTACAGCAAATGCTGAATCAACATTTTCTAGCGAAAACAAACCGCACACAGAAATAAATGTTGAAAAACATGATACTCTTAAATCTAATTCTCCTAAGAATTCAACTAACCAAACTGGAGGCTCCTCAAAAGATAATTTGGACTCTAATAAGGCAAAAGACTCTAAGAAATCAAGAGAGAAATTTAACTCACTAGAAAACTCGAAAAGTTCAAAAAGAGAAGCGTCTAAAAAAAGTGATTTAGATGAAAAACAAAAGGTGAAAAAACCAGAAAGTAGTATATGTGAACATATTGAAAGTGAAACTCTCAATTCTGATAATAACTCAAGCTTTATTGAAAGCAAAGCTAActtaaataaagataagGAAATTGTAGCTTTCGACTGTCCCAAAGAGGAAAAAACTGCCACTAAGAAAAACTcactttttgaatataaaaacttttcaatatatacTTTGCTTGCATTAAGGACAATTTCTAGTGAATTTAAGAACTTAGACACGAGTTTTTCTCCCCCAGAACTTTTTAAACGAAATTTTGGCTCAAAGGAGTTAGATAGAGATGGTGGGCATCGTGGCAGAGGATGGTCAGGAAACTTGAGTCACTCTACCGGAAATAAGCATTATCATCGTGAAACTGGAAATTACGGCCCGAATAATCGCAGAGATAGATTTCAAAGCCATGGGAATACTCAAAACTCCCAGGGAAGTAAGCGTGTTAATGATAATGCAAATGGAGGAGCCCAGAATTCAACACTTGATTGGACAAGGgatgaaagaaaaatgttCAGATTGGAAAGTTCTGCGGAAAGTTGGGTTgtaaaacaaaaagaacAAAAGGCAAAAGGAAATCAATTTGAGACTCAACTTCGTCAGTATAGGgcaattttgaataaattgaCCATTGAGAAATTTGACAAACTATATGAACAAATACTATCAGTGGGTATAAACAATGAAGAAGAGATGATTGGGCTGTTAAAACTTGTATTTGACAAAGCAACAACACAGCATCATTTCATACCTATGTACGTTGAGCTCTGTGATAAGCTACGCGATCACTTAAAAGATGTAACAACCATAGAGACCAGGCGTATTTTGGTAGATCTTTGCCAGGAGCTGTTTGTGGAGAACTTATCAGAAATGGTTTTGCCTGAACACATTCAAGACAATGAAGAAGACTCTTTTGAATGGCAATTAAAgtataaaaataagatgAAAGGTAATATGATATTTATGGCTAGCTTAGTCCGCAAAAAGGTCATTGCATCAACCGTTGTTTTGATGTGTATGGAAGAACTTCTACAATTCCACTTACCACATCATTTAGAGGCTTTATGCGTATTTCTACACCATGTAGGGCCGTTTTTAGATAGTGAAAGATGGAAGCATTATGAAGAttttaatactttattCCTTCAATTTGAAGAGTTTTCAACTAATAAAGAAGTGCCAATTCGAATCcgatttttaattaatgatgTAATAGATAGCAGAAAAAATAACTGGAAAAGCAAAAATGCTAAGGAGGGTCCTATGATGCTTGACGATCTCAAATCGAAGATTAATGCGGAACGTGGAGAGTCAGGAGGTAGTTCAGCAAAAGTAAGTAATTCGTCACAATATAAGTCACAAAATGGTAGTTCATTCAAAACATCTGACAAAAATGCTACAACAGATAATAACGTCAAGTCCGCGGGCGCATCTTCTAATCCATGGCAGAAGCACGCTACATCGAGCTCTTCAAAAGGAGGGCCCATAGGTAGCAATAATTCTGCAAAAACTTCAGAAAAGAACAAGACTTCTAGCCAATCAACTCATGACGCTAACATTGATAAGAATGGCTACGGGCAAAAAATCGATGATGAGCTTTtagatgaagaaaatgaatacTATATACCAGAGCATATAAAAGACAGTATTGGAGGACTAATGGATAGTTATGTGGCAAGTTATGATTTGGATGAGTTTTTTGGTCATATAAATGATTTAGAAATTCCTCAGGAGTACTTTGATGGTGTTTATAAAAGTATATTTATACGTATAGCAGAGTACAAGGTTAAGCAAAGAAGTGCATTGTTTAAAGCTCTAATCCTATACTCACTTAAAAACAAAGAATATATGAACGGTGAGTCAGCAAAATCAGGAATCCAAATGGCTCTCCAACCAAGTATTCTGGATGATATTCTAATCGATGTACCtcaatttaaagaaattgttTTGACTGAATTTATTACTGATGCGATTTCCAAATACGACTCAAATGGTCAAGTATTTGATTCAGATTTCATTTCCAAAGCTAATTTACTTTTGAgttaattgaatatatagCTTCCAAACGTCAAACATATCTTTAACAGGTTGAATATTCATCTGATCATGTTGAAATACTTAAAAGCTTATGTATAACATacttttgattatttatttaattagaaaaaaaaattagtatTAACGTgcttctttaatatttgaattaaattctttgaaCCTATTCTCTTAAAAGTTTTATTCGAATTGTGATAATTATGAATTTAgtaattcttttcttaCTTCGACTCTTCAACTGCGCGGATATTGCGAAAATGATTTACCATTTTTGCTGAGGGTGGTtgtgaaaaaattaaagtaatttGC
It includes:
- a CDS encoding eukaryotic translation initiation factor 4 gamma; Nic domain containing protein translates to RTSQELSKMTLSDSTGNNSTVPTQGNSGNNPSKFKSQLRADAQEFKPTFGITGSNVIPNSGIYYHGMMPNYSHVIEYNGYRVGGTYYNKSLKKQNNGELSKSSTYLNPNAQEFIPRGWVNPTNEPFINHLEHQKFVKPVCADTYTQNLDQADSQRNDDLLNLKSEQIKHNSAESAKPKMEASSPPQNVTKMTNKADNSQDISLKSHKKGLDSDMDLSPQKADQGFSSPASNKLSSSDLSNQSTHFTFKDKLLARVSTNNNNNNNNNNNNNNNNNNNNSNNNDNDDNDNDNDNDNDSGNNINVNNVVSNAINNQSTINFIEKQNSEIIKNVAFTKTNEIQISNKEAKDLDNSERHDTKNEIFDEKSRHSNQNITTKTNLNVLGRKETDTGPVSWAQRLKNSTSIPHNKKTGEYCTANAESTFSSENKPHTEINVEKHDTLKSNSPKNSTNQTGGSSKDNLDSNKAKDSKKSREKFNSLENSKSSKREASKKSDLDEKQKVKKPESSICEHIESETLNSDNNSSFIESKANLNKDKEIVAFDCPKEEKTATKKNSLFEYKNFSIYTLLALRTISSEFKNLDTSFSPPELFKRNFGSKELDRDGGHRGRGWSGNLSHSTGNKHYHRETGNYGPNNRRDRFQSHGNTQNSQGSKRVNDNANGGAQNSTLDWTRDERKMFRLESSAESWVVKQKEQKAKGNQFETQLRQYRAILNKLTIEKFDKLYEQILSVGINNEEEMIGLLKLVFDKATTQHHFIPMYVELCDKLRDHLKDVTTIETRRILVDLCQELFVENLSEMVLPEHIQDNEEDSFEWQLKYKNKMKGNMIFMASLVRKKVIASTVVLMCMEELLQFHLPHHLEALCVFLHHVGPFLDSERWKHYEDFNTLFLQFEEFSTNKEVPIRIRFLINDVIDSRKNNWKSKNAKEGPMMLDDLKSKINAERGESGGSSAKVSNSSQYKSQNGSSFKTSDKNATTDNNVKSAGASSNPWQKHATSSSSKGGPIGSNNSAKTSEKNKTSSQSTHDANIDKNGYGQKIDDELLDEENEYYIPEHIKDSIGGLMDSYVASYDLDEFFGHINDLEIPQEYFDGVYKSIFIRIAEYKVKQRSALFKALILYSLKNKEYMNGESAKSGIQMALQPSILDDILIDVPQFKEIVLTEFITDAISKYDSNGQVFDSDFISKANLLLS